A DNA window from Anaerocolumna sp. AGMB13020 contains the following coding sequences:
- a CDS encoding MBL fold metallo-hydrolase, producing MVIENLVLGPVSTNCYFIINEETKETIIVDPADKAERINAKISGEQLMPVAILLTHGHFDHIMAVEELSRTYTIPYYVHEQEAELLESPDLNGAFMLRSNISAKRDQVFQDKEVLNLGGMNVEVIHTPGHTAGSACFYLSEENVLFSGDTLFFESVGRTDLPTGNNVIILKSLREKLFELPEETKVYPGHGMTTTIGHEKNNNPFLRW from the coding sequence ATGGTGATAGAAAATCTTGTATTAGGACCAGTAAGTACTAACTGTTATTTTATAATAAATGAAGAGACAAAAGAAACAATAATTGTTGACCCTGCGGATAAAGCGGAAAGAATCAATGCCAAGATCTCAGGGGAACAGCTAATGCCTGTGGCGATTTTACTGACCCATGGGCATTTTGACCATATTATGGCGGTGGAAGAACTTAGCAGAACCTATACCATTCCTTATTATGTCCATGAGCAGGAAGCGGAATTGCTTGAGAGTCCGGATCTAAATGGAGCTTTCATGCTTAGAAGCAATATTTCAGCAAAGCGGGATCAGGTATTTCAGGATAAGGAAGTACTGAACCTTGGAGGAATGAACGTTGAGGTTATTCATACACCTGGACATACTGCTGGAAGTGCCTGCTTTTATCTTTCGGAGGAGAATGTTCTTTTTTCAGGGGATACTCTGTTTTTTGAATCGGTAGGAAGGACAGACCTGCCTACCGGTAACAATGTGATAATTTTAAAGAGTCTTCGCGAGAAACTTTTTGAATTACCGGAAGAAACAAAGGTTTATCCCGGTCACGGTATGACAACTACCATTGGACATGAAAAGAATAACAATCCTTTTTTAAGGTGGTAA